The following are encoded in a window of Fusobacterium simiae genomic DNA:
- a CDS encoding YiiX/YebB-like N1pC/P60 family cysteine hydrolase encodes MKNFKIKIIVLISLIFLTACSTMQTTIKYEKKENVVWKQIEDPTIVLELEAGDIIVKEKTLNPIGMFGHAAIMKNDMIIVDYPKFGNKSYTIDVEYWLEKGRDILVLRYKDMNDEFKKRLIKNMEKYFGKDYKISFDKLNTDGFYCSQYIWYVYYVTAQEMGFELDLDSDGGNFVFPYDLINSPYLEIIN; translated from the coding sequence ATGAAAAATTTTAAAATTAAAATAATAGTGTTAATAAGTCTAATTTTTTTAACTGCCTGTTCTACTATGCAAACAACTATTAAATATGAAAAAAAAGAAAATGTTGTATGGAAACAAATAGAAGACCCTACAATAGTTTTAGAACTTGAAGCAGGAGATATCATAGTAAAGGAAAAAACTTTAAATCCTATTGGTATGTTTGGGCATGCAGCTATAATGAAAAATGATATGATTATTGTTGATTATCCAAAATTTGGTAATAAGTCATATACTATTGATGTTGAGTATTGGTTAGAAAAAGGTAGAGATATATTGGTTCTTAGATATAAAGATATGAATGATGAGTTTAAAAAAAGATTAATAAAAAATATGGAGAAATATTTTGGAAAAGATTATAAGATAAGTTTTGATAAATTAAATACAGATGGTTTTTATTGTTCACAATATATTTGGTATGTTTATTATGTAACTGCACAAGAAATGGGTTTTGAATTAGATTTAGATTCTGATGGAGGAAATTTTGTATTTCCTTATGATCTTATAAATTCTCCCTATTTGGAAATTATAAATTAA
- a CDS encoding translocation/assembly module TamB domain-containing protein, with protein sequence MLNSLKKIPKKISIPLSILIVIIFIITLILLNLEKVVEKVSSRFINGRVVIENIDLSFSKPIVKNITLYDDKNNVMFNSPEVTANISFKNLVKGRIDELNVNSAVINVVRDKDGVINFTKLSKTKSKEESKNPLNKVVVSNVKVNYEDYTFSAKLVRKIENINATVTASEKKLVETADINIMDENIQLKTLFKDESNDKLASLEGKLKIDKFMLDKDLLKSLVNNKKAHFSDVNITSDLLFKTDKTIKNTNIVGNLDIISEFFRYDDVDTDIKNIKLSGKFNGRDGEANLGFNIFGKDKDFSLTYKDEELNSVIAFDRLDESILNKIVPLKEKKLDFKNINIEDIKTKLHYSDDKGLNIDLTVKPNNSEFKGIELNAFDMSAGSKSGKNNLNARIISKIKDIPENLALSVENEKENTNINLSLVSPIKDNIVPNINVKAKIENKKDILKANIDSNIVDFNVDYKKDTKLTKIYGDKFVINYDVDKKKLLDGKGKIPFEIYHTGNYLDFVAKNNKIEIKELKLADKTDKSSYFTAKGNANLDNGEFKIDYEGNSSSISRKIKENDLILSFDGKGQVENKNKILTSKGQINDLSLEYIGKIENINGTYNFKKSEGNIEANVLAKIASIGYDKYDFKNFNLDVNYSGNQIKIKDFSNNLISLKGDYDVEKQRANANLFVDRVTNKDIEFDKVDFILENLKANVQGDIKNLQGAVDLGSTIITLPQGDMVKITGNATIKNSIVNINGINLDNNLITGKYNLKDKNLDLKVSLNEKHLEKYYGAKDLGYILYGQVDIKGIAGKIRAVAGGRATNFEKKLPDLAYNITYNAENYVDGVVSINGLDIIDRKYGDILGLTGEVDLKEKKLDIKNKHNKIDLAKLQNILSNPDIRGIVNADLTINGALNDPKYKLNISSSRVSIKNFKINDILLDLTGDKEKATLNKLNLDVYKNLIVGNGYYDIKNKTYNLLVKSNDKIDVSKFQPFFTAYGIENAKGRIALNIEVNEKTQKGYVNIENISLNLSKAKLTLTNFSGPINLNGGRIDVGGLKASLNNSPLDIDGFVDLTNISNLAKDNIIRELPYKLHLKMNDFNYVYPEVIRLRASTEVTVTNEEVYGNLMIKDATIYNIPNNYYRDFFSLLREQLRRVRTDVASTKIEDKQSKSDKEKTEEIKRFLNKLMPIDFIVKTEKPILIDMDNFNIVVPEVYGKLNIDLNLNGKKGKYYLTGETEIKEGYFFVGTNEFQVDRALAVFNENVPLPEINPNIFFESTVEMDDEEYYLSTIGRVNQLRYQISSRTAKVGGDLSALIVNPNADEYIYSYGDGNEIFIVFMKNLIAGEIAQTVFGPTTRYIKRKFNLTKFVIRPEVKIYNSDSSINRLGGATTDNRGLNPEIYNVNVKLEAKDNIYKEKLFWKASVRIIGTGKDVIKNQTMKVDSKVREYDVGLEYKLDDSKTIEIGVGTVPDKYRTDENKDYRRPNYHIGFKFRKRYRDFSEIFSF encoded by the coding sequence ATGTTAAATTCATTAAAAAAAATTCCTAAAAAAATATCAATACCATTATCTATACTTATAGTAATAATTTTTATTATTACTCTTATTTTGCTTAACTTAGAAAAAGTAGTTGAAAAAGTGAGTAGTAGATTTATAAATGGTAGAGTTGTTATTGAGAACATTGACTTATCATTTTCAAAGCCTATTGTAAAAAATATTACTCTATATGATGATAAAAATAATGTGATGTTTAATTCACCAGAAGTTACTGCTAATATCAGTTTTAAAAATTTAGTAAAGGGGAGAATAGATGAATTAAATGTAAATTCAGCTGTTATAAATGTAGTAAGAGATAAAGATGGAGTAATAAATTTTACTAAATTATCTAAGACAAAAAGTAAGGAAGAATCTAAAAATCCACTTAATAAAGTGGTAGTTTCTAATGTAAAAGTAAATTATGAGGATTATACTTTTTCTGCTAAATTGGTGAGAAAAATAGAAAATATTAATGCTACTGTAACTGCAAGTGAAAAAAAATTAGTTGAAACAGCAGATATTAATATAATGGATGAAAATATACAATTAAAAACTCTTTTTAAAGATGAAAGCAATGATAAATTAGCCTCTTTGGAAGGAAAGTTAAAAATAGATAAGTTTATGCTTGATAAGGATCTATTAAAAAGTTTGGTAAACAATAAAAAAGCACATTTTTCAGATGTAAATATAACTTCTGATTTATTGTTTAAAACTGATAAAACTATAAAAAATACAAATATAGTTGGAAATTTAGATATAATTTCAGAATTTTTTAGATATGATGATGTGGACACTGATATTAAAAATATTAAATTATCTGGGAAATTTAATGGTAGAGATGGAGAAGCAAATTTAGGATTTAATATATTTGGAAAGGATAAAGACTTTTCTTTAACCTATAAAGATGAGGAATTAAATTCAGTTATAGCGTTTGATAGACTTGATGAAAGTATACTAAATAAGATTGTTCCTCTAAAAGAAAAGAAATTAGATTTTAAAAATATAAATATAGAAGATATAAAAACTAAACTTCATTATTCAGATGATAAAGGTTTAAATATAGACTTAACTGTGAAACCAAATAATTCTGAATTTAAGGGAATAGAGTTAAATGCTTTTGATATGTCTGCAGGTTCAAAGTCAGGTAAAAATAATCTTAATGCTAGAATTATAAGTAAGATTAAAGATATACCTGAAAATTTAGCATTGAGTGTAGAAAATGAAAAAGAAAATACAAATATCAATTTATCTTTGGTTTCTCCAATCAAAGATAACATAGTTCCAAATATTAATGTAAAAGCTAAAATTGAAAATAAAAAAGATATTTTAAAGGCTAACATTGACTCAAATATTGTTGACTTTAATGTTGATTATAAGAAAGATACAAAATTAACTAAAATTTATGGAGATAAATTTGTAATAAATTATGATGTGGATAAGAAAAAATTATTAGATGGAAAGGGAAAAATACCATTTGAAATATATCATACTGGTAATTATTTAGATTTTGTTGCTAAGAATAATAAAATTGAAATAAAAGAATTAAAGTTAGCAGATAAAACAGATAAGAGTAGCTATTTTACTGCAAAGGGAAATGCTAATTTAGACAATGGAGAATTTAAAATAGATTATGAAGGAAATTCTTCTTCAATTTCAAGAAAGATTAAAGAAAATGATTTAATCTTATCTTTTGATGGAAAAGGACAAGTAGAAAATAAGAATAAGATCTTAACTTCAAAAGGTCAAATAAATGATTTAAGCCTTGAATATATTGGAAAGATAGAAAATATAAATGGAACATATAATTTTAAAAAATCTGAGGGAAATATAGAAGCTAATGTACTTGCTAAAATAGCTTCAATAGGTTATGATAAGTACGATTTTAAAAACTTTAATCTTGATGTAAATTATTCTGGAAATCAAATAAAGATTAAAGATTTTAGCAATAATTTAATCTCTTTAAAAGGAGATTATGATGTTGAAAAACAAAGGGCTAATGCTAATCTTTTTGTAGATAGAGTTACTAATAAAGATATAGAATTTGATAAAGTTGATTTTATTTTAGAAAATTTAAAGGCTAATGTACAAGGTGATATAAAAAATCTTCAAGGAGCTGTCGATTTAGGAAGTACAATTATAACTTTACCACAAGGTGATATGGTAAAAATAACTGGAAATGCTACTATTAAAAATAGTATAGTCAATATTAATGGAATTAATTTAGACAATAATCTTATAACTGGAAAATATAATCTGAAAGATAAAAATTTAGATTTAAAAGTTTCTTTAAATGAAAAGCATTTAGAAAAATACTATGGTGCAAAAGATTTAGGATATATACTTTATGGACAAGTAGATATAAAAGGTATAGCTGGGAAGATAAGAGCTGTTGCTGGTGGAAGAGCAACTAATTTTGAAAAAAAATTACCAGATTTAGCTTATAATATAACATATAATGCAGAAAATTATGTAGATGGTGTTGTTTCAATCAATGGTTTAGATATTATTGATAGAAAATATGGAGATATATTAGGGTTAACAGGAGAAGTTGACTTAAAAGAAAAAAAATTAGATATAAAAAATAAACATAATAAGATAGATTTAGCAAAATTACAAAATATCTTATCTAATCCTGATATAAGAGGTATTGTAAATGCAGATCTTACTATAAATGGAGCTTTAAATGATCCAAAGTATAAATTAAATATTTCTTCATCTAGAGTAAGCATAAAGAATTTTAAAATAAATGATATTTTATTGGATTTAACAGGAGATAAGGAAAAAGCTACCCTAAATAAATTAAATTTAGATGTCTATAAAAATTTAATAGTTGGAAATGGATATTATGATATAAAAAATAAAACTTATAATCTTTTAGTGAAGTCTAATGATAAAATTGATGTTTCAAAGTTTCAACCTTTCTTTACAGCTTATGGCATAGAAAATGCAAAAGGTAGAATTGCTTTAAATATAGAAGTAAATGAAAAAACTCAAAAGGGTTATGTGAATATTGAAAATATAAGTCTAAATTTATCAAAGGCAAAATTAACACTTACAAATTTTAGTGGTCCTATAAATCTTAATGGAGGAAGAATAGATGTTGGAGGATTAAAGGCCTCTTTAAATAATTCTCCATTGGATATAGATGGTTTTGTTGATTTGACAAATATTTCAAATTTAGCAAAAGATAATATTATAAGAGAATTACCATATAAACTGCATTTAAAGATGAATGATTTTAATTATGTCTATCCAGAAGTAATAAGATTAAGAGCAAGTACAGAGGTAACAGTTACTAATGAAGAAGTTTATGGTAATTTAATGATAAAAGATGCAACAATTTATAATATTCCTAATAATTATTATAGAGATTTCTTTTCACTTTTAAGAGAACAACTTAGAAGAGTAAGAACAGATGTTGCTTCAACAAAAATAGAGGATAAACAGTCTAAGAGTGATAAAGAAAAAACAGAAGAAATTAAAAGATTTTTAAATAAGTTAATGCCAATAGATTTTATTGTTAAAACAGAAAAACCTATACTTATTGATATGGATAATTTTAATATAGTAGTTCCAGAAGTATATGGGAAATTAAATATTGACCTTAACTTAAATGGTAAAAAGGGGAAATACTATTTAACAGGAGAAACAGAAATAAAAGAAGGATATTTCTTTGTTGGAACAAATGAATTCCAAGTTGACAGAGCTCTTGCTGTATTTAATGAAAATGTTCCTTTGCCAGAAATTAACCCAAATATTTTCTTTGAAAGTACCGTAGAAATGGATGATGAAGAGTATTATCTAAGCACTATTGGAAGAGTAAACCAATTAAGATACCAAATATCTTCCAGAACAGCAAAGGTTGGAGGAGATTTGTCTGCTTTAATAGTAAATCCAAATGCAGATGAATATATATATTCTTATGGAGATGGTAATGAAATTTTTATAGTATTTATGAAAAACTTGATAGCAGGAGAAATTGCACAGACAGTTTTTGGACCTACAACAAGATATATAAAAAGAAAATTTAATTTAACAAAATTTGTGATAAGACCAGAAGTAAAAATATATAATTCAGATTCCAGTATAAATAGACTAGGTGGAGCAACTACCGATAATAGAGGATTAAATCCTGAAATTTATAATGTTAATGTTAAATTGGAAGCTAAAGATAATATTTATAAAGAAAAATTATTTTGGAAAGCCAGTGTAAGAATTATAGGAACAGGAAAAGATGTAATAAAAAATCAAACAATGAAAGTCGATAGTAAAGTTAGAGAATATGATGTAGGTTTGGAATATAAACTTGATGACAGTAAGACAATAGAAATTGGAGTTGGAACTGTACCTGATAAATATAGAACAGATGAAAACAAAGATTATAGAAGACCTAACTATCATATAGGATTTAAGTTTAGAAAAAGATATAGAGATTTTTCAGAAATATTTTCTTTTTAG